A genome region from Baekduia alba includes the following:
- a CDS encoding carotenoid oxygenase family protein, protein MARTRRELLQDGARLGAAAVVGGAYLGTAPAGAATAAPYATGFRSLTSEVRVPALHVDGALPRWLNGVLVRNGPALFEIGEQQLNHWFDGLAMLHGFAFGDGRVSYANRFLRSSQHDAWKRTGKMKYSEFGTDPCRAIFSGVTTLPVLGTVPNANVSIERLGTRFRALTELPVPVRFDPRSLKTLGADAEAAPNGRLGTAHPHHDPRTGQRFSYELELVPPSGLRVLVQGRDGTRRELAFVPQDRPGYLHSFALTPRYVAVFTQPFGFDLTKFLSPQRGPIVTNFAWDARQPSRVVLVDRARGGVAATIEVDPFFVFHNINAFEDARGRVVVDVCAHHDDGIVQALYLKNLRRAGVRVPQATPRRLTLDPASGKAEVRDLAEGNFELPRTDYDRMNAREYRYAYGVGVKDPARSGFIDRISKLDIKAERLTHWDERGAYPGEPVFVRRPGGGRGEDDGVLLSVVLDAPARTSYLLVLDARDLREIARARVPHHIPFGFHGLYAS, encoded by the coding sequence ATGGCGCGGACCCGGAGAGAGCTGTTGCAGGACGGCGCGCGCCTGGGCGCGGCCGCCGTCGTGGGCGGTGCCTACCTGGGAACGGCGCCCGCGGGCGCCGCGACCGCCGCGCCCTATGCCACCGGGTTCCGGTCCTTGACGTCCGAGGTGCGGGTACCCGCCCTCCACGTCGACGGCGCGCTGCCCCGCTGGCTCAACGGCGTCCTGGTCCGCAACGGCCCGGCGCTGTTCGAGATCGGCGAGCAGCAGCTCAACCACTGGTTCGACGGGCTGGCGATGCTGCACGGCTTCGCGTTCGGCGACGGGCGCGTCTCCTACGCCAACCGCTTCCTGCGCTCCAGCCAGCACGACGCCTGGAAGCGCACGGGCAAGATGAAGTACTCGGAGTTCGGGACGGACCCGTGCCGCGCGATCTTCAGCGGCGTCACGACGCTGCCGGTGCTGGGGACGGTCCCGAACGCCAACGTCTCGATCGAGCGCCTCGGCACGCGTTTCCGGGCGCTGACCGAGCTGCCGGTGCCGGTGCGCTTCGACCCGCGGTCGCTCAAGACCCTGGGCGCCGACGCCGAGGCCGCGCCCAACGGCCGGCTCGGGACCGCGCATCCGCACCACGACCCCCGGACCGGCCAGCGCTTCTCCTACGAGCTGGAGCTCGTGCCCCCGTCGGGGCTGCGCGTCCTGGTGCAAGGGCGGGACGGCACGCGCCGCGAGCTGGCGTTCGTCCCGCAGGACCGCCCGGGCTACCTGCACTCGTTCGCGCTCACGCCGCGCTACGTCGCGGTCTTCACGCAGCCCTTCGGCTTCGACCTCACGAAGTTCCTGTCGCCGCAGCGCGGGCCGATCGTGACGAACTTCGCGTGGGACGCGCGGCAGCCGTCGCGCGTCGTGCTGGTCGACCGCGCGCGCGGCGGGGTGGCGGCGACGATCGAGGTCGACCCATTCTTCGTGTTCCACAACATCAACGCGTTCGAGGACGCGCGCGGCCGCGTCGTGGTCGACGTCTGCGCGCACCACGACGACGGGATCGTCCAGGCGTTGTACCTCAAGAACCTGCGGCGGGCGGGCGTGCGGGTCCCGCAGGCGACGCCGCGGCGGCTGACCCTGGACCCGGCGTCGGGCAAGGCCGAGGTGCGCGACCTCGCCGAGGGCAACTTCGAGCTGCCGCGCACCGACTACGACCGCATGAACGCACGCGAGTACCGCTATGCCTACGGCGTGGGCGTGAAGGACCCGGCGCGCAGCGGCTTCATCGACCGCATCAGCAAGTTGGACATCAAGGCCGAGCGGCTGACGCACTGGGACGAGCGGGGCGCGTATCCGGGCGAGCCGGTGTTCGTCCGGCGACCGGGCGGCGGACGCGGCGAGGACGACGGCGTCCTGCTCTCGGTCGTCCTCGACGCGCCGGCGCGCACGTCCTACCTGCTGGTGCTCGACGCGCGCGACCTGCGCGAGATCGCCCGCGCGCGCGTGCCGCACCACATCCCGTTCGGGTTCCACGGGTTGTACGCGTCGTAG
- the mgrA gene encoding L-glyceraldehyde 3-phosphate reductase, with amino-acid sequence MPYVPADDRYDQIAYRRSGRSGLKLPAISLGLWHNFGDDRTLDSQRAIVRRAFDRGITHFDLANNYGPPPGSAETNFGTLLKTDLKPYRDELVVSTKAGYDMWPGPYGEWGSRKYLMSSLDQSLTRMGLDYVDVFYSHRFDPDTPLYETCSALDAAVRQGKTQYVGISSYSGQRTEEAAQILRDLGTPVLIHQPSYSLLNRWIEEDLLDVLEREGIGCIAFSPLAQGMLTDKYLGGNVPAGSRAAEGRFLTADMLTPDALAHIEALNRMARDRGQSLAQMAVAWTLRDPRVTSALIGASSVAQLDENLAALDNLEFTDDELAQIDRHAVDAGINIWSQSSAG; translated from the coding sequence ATGCCCTACGTGCCCGCCGACGACCGCTACGACCAGATCGCCTATCGCCGCAGCGGCCGCTCCGGCCTGAAGCTGCCGGCGATCTCGCTCGGCCTCTGGCACAACTTCGGCGACGACCGCACGCTGGACTCCCAGCGCGCGATCGTCCGCCGCGCGTTCGACCGCGGGATCACCCACTTCGACCTGGCCAACAACTACGGCCCGCCGCCGGGCAGCGCCGAGACGAACTTCGGCACGCTGCTGAAGACCGACCTGAAGCCCTACCGCGACGAGCTCGTCGTCTCGACCAAGGCCGGCTACGACATGTGGCCCGGCCCCTACGGCGAGTGGGGCTCGCGCAAGTACCTCATGTCGAGCCTCGACCAGTCCCTGACCCGCATGGGCCTGGACTACGTCGACGTCTTCTACAGCCACCGCTTCGACCCCGACACGCCGCTGTACGAGACGTGCTCGGCGCTCGACGCCGCCGTCCGGCAGGGCAAGACGCAGTACGTCGGGATCTCGTCCTACTCCGGCCAGCGCACCGAGGAGGCGGCCCAGATCCTGCGCGACCTCGGCACGCCGGTGCTGATCCACCAGCCGTCCTACAGCCTGCTCAACCGCTGGATCGAGGAGGACCTGCTCGACGTCCTCGAGCGCGAGGGCATCGGCTGCATCGCGTTCTCGCCGCTGGCCCAGGGCATGCTCACCGACAAGTACCTCGGCGGCAACGTCCCGGCCGGCTCGCGCGCGGCGGAGGGCCGGTTCCTCACCGCCGACATGCTCACGCCCGACGCGCTGGCCCACATCGAGGCGCTGAACCGGATGGCCCGGGACCGCGGCCAGTCGCTCGCCCAGATGGCGGTCGCGTGGACGCTGCGCGACCCGCGCGTCACCTCGGCGCTCATCGGCGCGTCGTCGGTCGCGCAGCTCGACGAGAACCTCGCGGCCCTCGACAACCTCGAGTTCACCGACGACGAGCTGGCCCAGATCGACCGCCACGCGGTGGACGCCGGCATCAACATCTGGTCGCAGTCGTCGGCCGGCTGA
- a CDS encoding O-antigen ligase family protein, whose protein sequence is MLLSRLRAAPITAPTLLAVAVFLVWIPLDGGQALTRWAPGAIVLLALLAVAIFGLPFAWRTQPVPVRIAVLALAAFTAWSYLSITWADDQGAALEGANRTLLYLAAFALFALWPQRPATAAWVIGLWTFGVGMIALVTLIRVGAGSDPRALFSDGRLVDPAGYANADAATFMMPFWTAVAFVASPRVPFALRGIAAALGVVLLDVALLCQSRGMVLSLPVCALVMVAIVPGRLRTLAAFVPIVGLGAVALPKILDLTDAVDAFHPNVPAELTAADAVVRWVLVAAVLAGLVVAAVAAWETLRPPAPAFAARVRRGWTAIVVGCAVIGVVGGLVAVGNPVHRVDRAWHSFKGGYDDNTGSDNRLTAGLGSNRYDFYRVAVNVFEDHPIVGVGADNFFQDYLQHGDSYETPRYPHNLALRTLEQTGIIGALLLLGAFASALVAAWGGMRALRDPLAATVAGGATLAFVYWVAHGMTDWFWEWAGLGAPAFAFLGLACALAPRRAPEPAAEAPARARNPFVLVPVGAALVLGALVLAGPWLADRDVEQASKVYASRPFEAYSRLDRAADLDPLTDTPALIKGSIALRYGDLARARAAFQDALDRNPRDQYATLELGAIASVQGDKARARRLLDRARRLAPRDPTTREAAEIVAKGGTVDLDVLNARLLTKGEAITHG, encoded by the coding sequence GTGCTCCTGAGCCGGTTGCGCGCGGCGCCGATCACGGCGCCGACCCTCCTCGCCGTCGCCGTCTTCCTCGTCTGGATCCCGCTCGACGGCGGCCAGGCCCTCACGCGCTGGGCGCCGGGCGCGATCGTCCTGCTCGCGCTGCTCGCGGTGGCGATCTTCGGCCTGCCGTTCGCGTGGCGGACGCAGCCCGTCCCGGTCCGGATCGCGGTGCTGGCGCTGGCCGCGTTCACGGCCTGGAGCTACCTCTCGATCACGTGGGCCGACGACCAGGGCGCCGCGCTGGAGGGCGCGAACCGCACGCTGCTCTACCTGGCCGCGTTCGCGCTGTTCGCCCTCTGGCCGCAGCGGCCCGCGACCGCGGCGTGGGTCATCGGCCTGTGGACGTTCGGCGTCGGCATGATCGCGCTCGTCACCCTGATCCGGGTCGGCGCGGGCAGCGATCCCCGCGCGCTGTTCAGCGACGGGCGCCTCGTCGACCCCGCCGGGTACGCGAACGCCGACGCGGCGACGTTCATGATGCCCTTCTGGACGGCGGTGGCATTCGTGGCCAGCCCGCGGGTCCCGTTCGCGCTGCGGGGGATCGCCGCCGCGCTGGGCGTCGTGCTGCTCGACGTCGCGCTGCTGTGCCAGAGCCGCGGGATGGTCCTGTCGCTGCCCGTCTGCGCGCTGGTGATGGTCGCGATCGTCCCCGGCCGGCTGCGCACGCTCGCGGCGTTCGTCCCGATCGTCGGCCTCGGCGCCGTGGCGCTGCCCAAGATCCTCGACCTGACCGACGCCGTCGACGCCTTCCACCCGAACGTCCCGGCCGAGCTGACCGCCGCGGACGCGGTCGTGCGCTGGGTGCTGGTCGCGGCGGTGCTCGCCGGGCTGGTCGTCGCCGCGGTCGCCGCCTGGGAGACGCTGCGACCCCCGGCGCCCGCGTTCGCGGCGCGGGTCCGGCGCGGCTGGACCGCGATCGTCGTGGGCTGCGCGGTCATCGGCGTGGTCGGCGGCCTGGTCGCCGTCGGCAACCCGGTCCACCGGGTCGACCGCGCCTGGCACTCGTTCAAGGGTGGCTACGACGACAACACGGGCTCCGACAACCGGTTGACGGCCGGGCTGGGGTCCAACCGCTATGACTTCTACCGGGTCGCGGTCAACGTCTTCGAGGACCACCCGATCGTCGGCGTCGGCGCCGACAACTTCTTCCAGGACTACCTGCAGCACGGCGACAGCTACGAGACGCCGCGCTATCCGCACAACCTCGCCCTGCGGACGCTCGAGCAGACCGGGATCATCGGCGCGCTGCTGCTGCTCGGCGCGTTCGCGTCCGCGCTGGTCGCCGCGTGGGGCGGCATGCGCGCGCTGCGCGACCCGCTGGCGGCGACGGTCGCCGGCGGCGCGACGCTGGCCTTCGTCTACTGGGTCGCGCACGGCATGACCGACTGGTTCTGGGAGTGGGCGGGCCTCGGCGCGCCCGCGTTCGCGTTCCTCGGCCTGGCGTGCGCGCTGGCGCCGCGACGCGCGCCGGAGCCCGCCGCCGAGGCCCCGGCGCGGGCCCGCAACCCGTTCGTCCTCGTGCCGGTCGGGGCGGCGCTGGTGCTCGGCGCGCTGGTCCTCGCCGGACCGTGGCTGGCCGACCGCGACGTCGAGCAGGCGAGCAAGGTGTACGCCTCGCGACCCTTCGAGGCGTACTCGCGGCTGGATCGCGCGGCCGACCTCGACCCGCTCACCGACACCCCGGCGCTGATCAAGGGCTCGATCGCGCTGCGCTACGGCGACCTGGCGCGCGCACGCGCGGCGTTCCAGGACGCGCTCGACCGCAACCCGCGCGACCAGTACGCCACGCTCGAGCTCGGCGCGATCGCTTCGGTGCAGGGCGACAAGGCGCGCGCACGCCGCCTGCTGGACCGCGCCCGGCGCCTCGCGCCGCGCGATCCGACCACCCGCGAAGCGGCCGAGATCGTCGCCAAGGGCGGCACCGTGGACCTCGACGTCCTGAACGCACGGCTGCTCACCAAGGGCGAGGCGATCACTCATGGGTGA
- a CDS encoding type II toxin-antitoxin system RatA family toxin: MGNITGERSVEIDAPIQRVFDIAADIENAPDWQGSLKDVEILERDAEGRASLVDTVNDAKVKTVKTKLSFTYNSPTEIRWRQEKGDVKALDGHWALEDLGGDRTRATYALEVDPGRMLGMLIRGPVEGQVRDFLLGNAADGLKRTAEG, encoded by the coding sequence ATGGGCAACATCACCGGAGAGCGGTCCGTCGAGATCGACGCGCCGATCCAGCGCGTGTTCGACATCGCGGCCGACATCGAGAACGCGCCGGACTGGCAGGGGTCGCTGAAGGACGTCGAGATCCTGGAGCGCGACGCGGAGGGTCGGGCCTCGCTGGTCGACACCGTCAACGACGCCAAGGTCAAGACGGTGAAGACCAAGCTGAGTTTCACCTACAACTCGCCCACGGAGATCCGCTGGCGCCAGGAGAAGGGCGACGTCAAGGCGCTCGACGGCCACTGGGCGCTCGAGGACCTGGGCGGCGACCGCACCCGCGCGACCTACGCGCTGGAGGTCGATCCGGGCCGCATGCTGGGCATGCTCATCCGCGGGCCGGTCGAGGGTCAGGTGCGTGACTTCCTGCTCGGCAACGCTGCCGACGGGCTGAAGCGCACGGCCGAAGGCTGA
- a CDS encoding polysaccharide deacetylase family protein, translating to MTRHLVCLTFDFDTSAGMIARGLTSPTPVSRGEFGAVAAPRILRLLERRGLASTWFVPGYTAATYPDAVRAVAAAGHEIGNHGWSHVPPAQLAPADEERELVEASALLEDLSGRAPRGYRSPSWDLSPVTIELLERHGFAYDSSMMGNDFTPYPARVGDRVALGEPLRPGRASAVAELPVSWALDDFPHLEYLKTPDGVQLPTFSPSTLFDNALGDFTWMQRELDRGVLTITMHPYIIGRGHRLLALEAFVDALVGRGARFVTAEAAVAAWQNR from the coding sequence GTGACACGGCACCTCGTCTGCCTGACCTTCGACTTCGACACGTCCGCCGGGATGATCGCCCGGGGGCTGACCAGCCCCACGCCGGTCTCGCGCGGCGAGTTCGGCGCCGTCGCCGCGCCGCGGATCCTGCGGCTGCTGGAGCGCCGCGGCCTCGCGTCGACCTGGTTCGTCCCCGGCTACACCGCCGCGACCTACCCGGACGCGGTCCGCGCGGTCGCGGCCGCCGGCCACGAGATCGGCAACCACGGCTGGTCGCACGTCCCGCCCGCGCAGCTCGCGCCCGCCGACGAGGAGCGCGAGCTGGTCGAGGCCAGCGCGCTGCTCGAAGACCTCAGCGGCCGCGCGCCGCGCGGCTACCGCTCGCCGTCGTGGGACCTCAGCCCGGTGACGATCGAGCTGCTCGAGCGCCACGGCTTCGCCTACGACAGCAGCATGATGGGCAACGACTTCACGCCCTACCCCGCGCGCGTCGGCGACCGCGTCGCGCTCGGCGAGCCGCTGCGCCCCGGCCGCGCGTCGGCCGTCGCCGAGCTCCCGGTCAGCTGGGCGCTGGACGACTTCCCGCACCTCGAGTACCTCAAGACGCCCGACGGCGTGCAGCTGCCGACGTTCTCGCCGAGCACGCTGTTCGACAACGCGCTCGGCGACTTCACCTGGATGCAGCGCGAGCTCGACCGCGGCGTCCTGACGATCACCATGCACCCCTACATCATCGGGCGCGGACATCGGCTGCTCGCCCTCGAGGCGTTCGTCGACGCGCTGGTGGGACGCGGCGCCCGCTTCGTCACCGCGGAGGCCGCCGTCGCGGCCTGGCAGAACCGCTGA
- the hemW gene encoding radical SAM family heme chaperone HemW, translated as MARLPDGERPPADGALPPTALHGLGAADRPFGVYVHVPYCAARCGYCDYNTYIGTEASQDGFGAAVRAELALARGVLGDATPPAQTVFVGGGTPTLLAPDELARILDAIREHVGIAPGAEVTTEANPESVDPVALAALREAGFTRISLGMQSAAPHVLETLDRHHTPGRAVAAAREARAAGFEHVSLDLIYGTPGERAEDWRVSLETALEAEPDHVSAYSLIVEPGTKLAARVRRGELPAPDDDVLADRYETTETVLGAAGLRWYEVANWARTDADRCRHNLGYWAGGDWWGIGPGAHSHIGGVRWWNVLHPSRWMALLAEGSSPAAGREEPDADATRLEHVMLGVRLKEGLALEGLNGHARGVAAQLAADGLLQDDPLTRDGRAVLTLRGRLLADRVTLALAG; from the coding sequence ATGGCGCGGCTGCCCGACGGCGAACGTCCCCCCGCCGACGGCGCGCTGCCGCCGACGGCCCTGCACGGCCTCGGCGCCGCCGATCGGCCGTTCGGCGTCTACGTCCACGTGCCGTACTGCGCTGCGCGCTGCGGCTACTGCGACTACAACACCTACATCGGGACCGAGGCGTCGCAGGACGGGTTCGGCGCCGCGGTCCGGGCCGAGCTGGCGCTCGCGCGTGGCGTCCTCGGCGACGCCACGCCGCCCGCCCAGACCGTCTTCGTCGGCGGCGGGACGCCGACGCTCCTGGCGCCCGACGAGCTGGCCCGCATCCTGGACGCGATCCGCGAGCACGTCGGCATCGCGCCCGGCGCCGAGGTCACGACCGAGGCCAACCCGGAGTCGGTCGACCCCGTCGCGCTCGCCGCGCTGCGCGAGGCCGGCTTCACCCGCATCTCGCTTGGCATGCAGAGCGCGGCGCCGCACGTCCTCGAGACGCTCGACCGCCATCACACGCCGGGCCGCGCCGTGGCCGCCGCGCGCGAGGCGCGCGCCGCCGGCTTCGAGCACGTCTCGCTCGACCTCATCTACGGCACCCCGGGCGAGCGCGCGGAGGACTGGCGCGTGTCGCTGGAGACGGCGCTGGAGGCCGAGCCCGACCACGTCTCGGCCTACTCCCTGATCGTCGAGCCCGGCACGAAGCTGGCGGCGCGGGTCCGCCGCGGCGAGCTTCCGGCCCCGGACGACGACGTGCTCGCCGACCGCTACGAGACGACCGAGACCGTCCTCGGCGCCGCCGGCCTGCGCTGGTACGAGGTCGCCAACTGGGCCCGCACCGACGCCGACCGCTGCCGCCACAACCTCGGCTACTGGGCGGGCGGCGACTGGTGGGGCATCGGCCCCGGCGCGCACTCCCACATCGGCGGCGTGCGCTGGTGGAACGTCCTGCACCCATCGCGCTGGATGGCGCTGCTGGCCGAGGGCTCGTCGCCGGCGGCGGGCCGAGAGGAGCCCGACGCGGACGCGACGCGGCTGGAGCACGTGATGCTGGGCGTGCGGCTGAAGGAGGGCCTGGCGCTCGAGGGCCTCAACGGCCACGCGCGCGGCGTCGCGGCGCAGCTCGCCGCGGACGGGCTGCTGCAGGACGACCCGCTGACGCGGGATGGGCGGGCGGTGCTGACGCTGCGGGGGCGGCTGCTGGCGGATCGGGTGACGCTGGCGCTGGCGGGGTGA
- a CDS encoding arsinothricin resistance N-acetyltransferase ArsN1 family A, which translates to MRRADPGDAARIATIYNEGIAERQATFETRPRGTAEVAGWTVRALPVLVAEHEGRVVGFGRIGPYSEREVYSGIGEHAVYVGSDARRLGVGHALLEALAVAAEEIGLYKLTSRIFSTNTASIELHRTSGFTIVGIQRHHGQLDGAWRDCVLVERLVGEAARDVG; encoded by the coding sequence ATCCGCCGCGCCGATCCCGGCGACGCCGCACGCATCGCGACGATCTACAACGAGGGGATCGCCGAGCGCCAGGCCACGTTCGAGACGCGGCCGCGTGGCACCGCGGAGGTCGCGGGGTGGACGGTCCGCGCGCTCCCGGTGCTCGTCGCCGAGCACGAGGGCCGCGTGGTCGGCTTCGGCCGGATCGGCCCCTACTCCGAGCGCGAGGTCTACTCCGGCATCGGCGAGCACGCCGTCTACGTCGGGTCCGACGCCCGCCGCCTCGGGGTCGGCCACGCGTTGTTGGAGGCCTTGGCCGTCGCCGCGGAGGAGATCGGGCTGTACAAGCTGACCTCCCGGATCTTCTCGACCAACACCGCCTCGATCGAGCTGCACCGCACCAGCGGCTTCACGATCGTGGGCATCCAACGACATCACGGGCAGCTGGACGGGGCGTGGCGCGACTGCGTGCTGGTGGAGCGGCTGGTGGGGGAAGCGGCGCGGGACGTGGGGTGA
- a CDS encoding low molecular weight protein-tyrosine-phosphatase, with the protein MRLLFVCMGNICRSPTAEAVMRAVVAREGLDGEVTIDSAGTGAWHVGNPPDRRSTAAAQARGIVLEGAARQVTAADFEDYDLLLAADAENVAALRRVAPDAAAAEKVVLLRSYDAAAVAAGDLDVPDPYYGGEQGFEDVLDLIAAACDGLLSALRAEGRVAS; encoded by the coding sequence ATGCGTCTGCTCTTCGTCTGCATGGGGAACATCTGCCGGTCGCCGACCGCCGAGGCCGTGATGCGCGCGGTCGTCGCGCGCGAGGGCCTGGACGGCGAGGTCACGATCGACTCTGCCGGCACCGGCGCGTGGCACGTCGGCAACCCGCCGGACCGGCGCTCGACCGCCGCCGCGCAGGCGCGCGGCATCGTCCTGGAGGGCGCGGCGCGTCAGGTGACCGCCGCGGACTTCGAGGACTACGACCTGCTGCTCGCCGCCGACGCCGAGAACGTCGCGGCGCTGCGCCGGGTCGCGCCCGACGCGGCGGCCGCGGAGAAGGTCGTGCTGCTGCGGTCCTACGACGCCGCGGCGGTCGCGGCCGGCGACCTCGACGTCCCAGACCCGTACTACGGCGGGGAGCAGGGCTTCGAGGACGTGCTCGACCTGATCGCGGCGGCCTGCGACGGGTTGTTGTCCGCCTTGCGTGCGGAGGGCCGCGTCGCCTCGTGA
- a CDS encoding fructosamine kinase family protein → MKEALAVALGQEVAGLAPIAGGDLNRAFRATLGDGTAVFVKTADDAAPGAYAAEAAGLRWLGAVEDGLPVPEVLAVDPDRWIALAWVDGGGRADEAALGRGLAAVHRAGAELAGALPGGRGAYVLGPLTLPNAPRPEWPAFYAESRLLPLARMAAERGALDGAGVRAVAAVAERIDDLAGPVEPPARLHGDLWSGNVHAAADGRPYLIDPAAYGGHREVDLAMLSLFGAPSAEFYDNYDEVWPRAEGHQQRVALYQLLPLLVHAVLFGGGYGASAARAARNYV, encoded by the coding sequence GTGAAGGAGGCGCTCGCCGTCGCGCTGGGCCAGGAGGTCGCCGGCCTGGCGCCGATCGCCGGCGGCGACCTCAACCGCGCCTTCCGCGCGACGCTGGGCGACGGCACCGCGGTGTTCGTCAAGACCGCCGACGACGCCGCGCCGGGCGCGTATGCGGCGGAGGCCGCGGGCCTGCGCTGGCTCGGCGCCGTCGAGGACGGCCTCCCGGTGCCGGAGGTGCTCGCGGTCGATCCCGACCGGTGGATCGCCCTGGCATGGGTCGACGGCGGCGGTCGCGCCGACGAGGCGGCGCTGGGTCGCGGGCTGGCGGCGGTGCACCGCGCCGGCGCCGAGCTCGCCGGCGCGCTGCCGGGCGGGCGCGGCGCCTACGTCCTCGGTCCGCTCACGCTGCCCAACGCGCCGCGTCCCGAGTGGCCGGCGTTCTACGCGGAGTCGCGGCTGCTCCCGCTGGCCCGGATGGCGGCGGAGCGCGGGGCGCTCGACGGCGCCGGCGTCCGGGCGGTCGCGGCCGTCGCGGAGCGCATCGACGATCTCGCCGGTCCGGTGGAGCCGCCCGCGCGGCTCCATGGCGACCTGTGGTCCGGCAACGTCCATGCCGCGGCTGACGGCCGGCCGTACCTGATCGACCCCGCGGCCTACGGCGGCCATCGGGAGGTCGACCTCGCGATGTTGTCGCTCTTCGGCGCGCCGTCGGCCGAGTTCTATGACAACTATGACGAGGTCTGGCCGCGGGCCGAAGGACACCAACAACGCGTCGCGCTCTACCAGCTGCTCCCGCTCCTGGTCCACGCCGTCCTGTTCGGCGGCGGCTACGGCGCGTCGGCCGCGCGCGCCGCCCGGAACTACGTCTGA
- a CDS encoding acyl-CoA thioesterase → MPGPTPLITALRVRFVECDMQGHVFNGHYLMYFDLAHTEALRSASGLTYPELVQAHGVDFVVAESGVRYLAPAYYDDLLEIAVTFEPLTASSLTSRFAVVRDGDPIATGFLRHVCVDSKNYKKTAWPDAFRGVLEPYIGEPASS, encoded by the coding sequence ATGCCCGGCCCCACGCCGCTGATCACCGCCCTGCGCGTCCGCTTCGTCGAGTGCGATATGCAGGGCCACGTCTTCAACGGGCACTACCTCATGTACTTCGACCTCGCGCACACCGAGGCGCTACGGTCGGCGTCCGGGCTCACCTACCCCGAGCTCGTCCAGGCCCACGGCGTGGACTTCGTGGTCGCCGAGTCGGGCGTGCGCTACCTCGCGCCGGCCTACTACGACGACCTCCTGGAGATCGCGGTCACCTTCGAGCCGCTGACGGCGTCGTCGCTGACCAGCCGCTTCGCCGTCGTCCGCGACGGGGACCCGATCGCGACCGGCTTCCTGCGCCACGTCTGCGTCGACAGCAAGAACTACAAGAAGACGGCCTGGCCGGACGCCTTCCGCGGCGTGCTGGAGCCGTACATCGGCGAGCCGGCGTCGTCGTAG
- a CDS encoding RNA polymerase sigma factor, with amino-acid sequence MTPVQLSSPTFAAPVRVADMSDAALAQRLADGDRGALDAVYRRHAPALRRYAHRYVDATLAEDAVHDAIARTHMALLGRGRVVELRPWLFRCVRNACLSELDRAANRRCDELGPEPIAAGGADCSDVAARNEHLRSALARMGELPPRQREALALRALDGAGYDELAAHFTLSENAAVQLVHRARRNLTALVAVA; translated from the coding sequence ATGACTCCGGTGCAGCTCTCCAGCCCCACCTTCGCCGCCCCCGTCCGCGTCGCCGACATGAGCGACGCCGCCCTCGCCCAGCGCCTCGCCGACGGCGACCGCGGAGCCCTCGACGCCGTGTACCGCCGCCACGCGCCGGCGCTGCGGCGCTACGCCCACCGCTACGTCGACGCCACGCTCGCCGAGGACGCCGTCCACGACGCGATCGCCCGCACGCACATGGCGCTGCTCGGCCGCGGCCGCGTCGTCGAGCTGCGCCCGTGGCTCTTCCGCTGCGTCCGCAACGCCTGCCTCTCCGAGCTCGACCGCGCCGCGAACCGCCGCTGCGACGAGCTCGGCCCCGAGCCGATCGCCGCGGGCGGCGCCGACTGCTCCGACGTCGCCGCGCGCAACGAGCACCTGCGCTCCGCGCTGGCGCGCATGGGCGAGCTGCCGCCGCGCCAGCGCGAGGCGCTCGCCCTCCGCGCGCTCGACGGCGCCGGCTACGACGAGCTCGCCGCGCACTTCACCCTGAGCGAGAACGCCGCGGTCCAGCTCGTCCACCGTGCCCGCCGCAACCTGACCGCGCTGGTGGCGGTCGCCTAG